The following nucleotide sequence is from Candidatus Zixiibacteriota bacterium.
AGTATGCTAGAGACTGAGCAACTCGCTCCGGGGTTTTTAGAAGCCCCTCACGCTGCGGATCCTCTCCCAGCTCTATCAAAAGCTCTTTTACCAGCTTCTCAATCTTATCACAGTTAATTTTCTTGTCCATGGATTATCTCCTTTTTCAAAAGTTCTGTGTAGTTGTAAAGCGGCTGCATGCCCTCCCTTGAAAGGTTTAAAGCAAGTTTCTTTATGCTTAAGCCTGACCCTGGCAGCACTAATTCCGGATTCAGCTCGTACAGGGGTATAGCAAGATATGGACGGCTTGCTATCTGCGGATCAGGAAGAATAAAATCATCGTTCTTCAGAACAAGGTCATCATATAAAATCAAATCCAGATCGATGGTCCGCGAAGCATATTCATCCCTGCTCCTTTTCCTGCCTAAATCCTTTTCTATTTTTCGCAACACCTTATATTTCAACTCCTCTGGTGAGAAGTTAGTTTCGATTTCCACGACACAATTATAGTATTGAGGCTGTTTTAGCCCTTCTTCTGGCTGAGTTTGATAAACGGTAGAGATTCCAACAATACGCACTTTTTTGGATAGTAGTCGAATTGCATTTTTGACGTTCTCAGCCGGATTGATGTTCGAGCCCACCCCGATAAATGCCCGCACCATAGCTAACCTTCACGCTTTCTTTCGATCTCCACTCCTACACTTCGGGCAAAGCGAAGTGCTGAAGGCTTGTCAACTCTAACCTGTACCTGCACAACTCCTGGCTGCTCCAGGCAGATTTCAGCTATTGACTCAGCCAATGCCTCAAGCAGATAATATTTTGAACCCTCCACAATGCTCAGAACTTTCTTTTTCAGGGCGCGGTAGTCCACGGAGTCCTCAAATCTATCGCTCTTGGCAGCTTTACCCAGATCAGCAAAGATGATGAGGTTTATCACCACATCCTGCTTTTCGCGGCGCTCCTCTTGGTTAATGCCGATAATACAGCGGGCAGAAAGGTCACTTATCAGGATTCGGTCCATTACCGTACCCCTTCAAATGCAGACCACCATCCACATTGATGATCTGACCGGTTACGAAATCATTTTTTAACAAATAAATAACCGCAGCCGCGATATCTTCAGGTTTACCGTGTCGTTTTAAAGGCACCGTCTGCATCAGCTTTTCCAGGTAGCGATTATCCTTACCGGGTGGAGGAAGTATCAACCCTGGAGCTATTCCGTTTACCGTAACATCCGGGGCGAATTCCAGGGCCATCATTTCAGTCAAAACTGAAAGCAGGTGTTTGCTCAGAATATATGGTACATGCAGAAAGTCATATCCCTTTATCCTGGCATCCAGCAGATTGATAATTTTCCCATTTTTGACTAAGCGGGCGAATTCACGGCTCAAAACCAGCGGAACCCAAGCGTTCACCTGAATATGCAGCCTCAGGTCTTCAAAAGACATCTGTTTGAGTCTGCCGGGGAGAAAAACCGAAGCATTATTCACTAAAATATCCAGTGAGCCGGCAATCTTCAAGCTTCTGTGAATCAGACTATTGTATTCTCTTGAATTCTTAAAATCAGCCTTCACCAGCCAGGAGTTCACCTCATAATCAGCCAGCTCAGCGCACAGTCTTTTAGCATCCTCTTTGGAGCTATTATAATGAATGACAATATTCACTCCTTCCCTGGCAAGAGCAAAGCATATTTCACGTCCAATCCGCTTAGATGCCCCTGTGACTAAAACAGTCTTTCCCTGTAACTTTTCCTCTTTCATGTAGCTTTAAGCTCCTCCAAACCTGCTGATCTTATGTTTAAACCAGCAGATCTATCTTCGCCGCTAAAATAAAATCGTTCCTCGAAAGCCCGCCTATCTTGTAAG
It contains:
- the folK gene encoding 2-amino-4-hydroxy-6-hydroxymethyldihydropteridine diphosphokinase, translated to MVRAFIGVGSNINPAENVKNAIRLLSKKVRIVGISTVYQTQPEEGLKQPQYYNCVVEIETNFSPEELKYKVLRKIEKDLGRKRSRDEYASRTIDLDLILYDDLVLKNDDFILPDPQIASRPYLAIPLYELNPELVLPGSGLSIKKLALNLSREGMQPLYNYTELLKKEIIHGQEN
- the folB gene encoding dihydroneopterin aldolase, whose product is MDRILISDLSARCIIGINQEERREKQDVVINLIIFADLGKAAKSDRFEDSVDYRALKKKVLSIVEGSKYYLLEALAESIAEICLEQPGVVQVQVRVDKPSALRFARSVGVEIERKREG
- a CDS encoding SDR family oxidoreductase, producing the protein MKEEKLQGKTVLVTGASKRIGREICFALAREGVNIVIHYNSSKEDAKRLCAELADYEVNSWLVKADFKNSREYNSLIHRSLKIAGSLDILVNNASVFLPGRLKQMSFEDLRLHIQVNAWVPLVLSREFARLVKNGKIINLLDARIKGYDFLHVPYILSKHLLSVLTEMMALEFAPDVTVNGIAPGLILPPPGKDNRYLEKLMQTVPLKRHGKPEDIAAAVIYLLKNDFVTGQIINVDGGLHLKGYGNGPNPDK